A stretch of the Polaribacter pacificus genome encodes the following:
- a CDS encoding DUF1015 domain-containing protein, producing the protein MAIVNPFKAVRATRDKVGLVSSKSYEIYATKKLKAKLKYNPYTFLHVINPGYKYNQETLGEQRFKLVHNRYLEFKEDGVFKQDEKPAFYLYKKTTPESTFCGIIAATSVEDYNNDIIKKHEGTLHLRELLFENYLKNTGFNAEPVLLTYPDNTTIAKIIEKHLLKRPEYEFTTTDKNTHCIWLIDKQQEIEIIQNAFKEISALYIADGHHRSSSSCLLARRLQEENPDHTGLEAYNFFMSYLIPESHLKVYEFNRFVKDLNGLTVDEFLIELDAYFRIENKGQSLYVPKEKHHFSMYLNGNYYSLYLRKTGYEFTDVLSQLDTEILYKTVLKPILGIQDIRTDTRISYAPKKNNSLELKEKVDNGEFQVAFGLVPINIEEIKQIADANLQMPPKSTYIEPKLRSALTIYEF; encoded by the coding sequence ATGGCAATTGTTAACCCGTTTAAAGCAGTTAGGGCAACCAGAGATAAAGTTGGCTTGGTGTCTTCCAAATCGTATGAAATTTATGCGACCAAGAAGCTAAAAGCAAAACTCAAATACAATCCGTATACGTTTTTACATGTAATCAATCCTGGTTACAAGTACAATCAAGAAACTTTGGGTGAACAACGTTTTAAGTTGGTTCACAATCGTTATTTAGAATTTAAAGAAGATGGTGTTTTTAAACAGGATGAAAAACCTGCTTTTTATCTTTATAAAAAAACAACACCAGAGAGTACATTTTGTGGAATCATCGCTGCTACTTCTGTAGAAGACTACAATAATGATATTATAAAAAAACACGAGGGTACCTTACACCTAAGAGAGCTATTATTTGAGAACTATTTAAAGAATACAGGTTTTAATGCCGAGCCTGTTTTGTTAACTTATCCTGACAATACTACCATTGCTAAAATCATAGAAAAGCACTTATTAAAGAGGCCAGAATATGAGTTTACCACCACAGACAAAAACACACACTGTATTTGGTTGATTGACAAACAGCAAGAAATTGAGATCATCCAAAATGCATTTAAAGAAATTTCTGCACTGTATATTGCCGATGGACACCATCGATCTTCATCTTCATGCTTATTAGCTAGACGACTTCAAGAAGAGAATCCTGATCACACTGGCTTGGAAGCTTATAATTTTTTTATGAGCTACCTGATCCCTGAAAGTCATCTAAAGGTTTATGAGTTCAACCGATTTGTTAAAGATTTAAACGGTTTAACAGTGGATGAGTTTTTAATAGAGTTGGATGCGTATTTTAGGATAGAAAACAAAGGGCAATCTTTGTATGTTCCAAAAGAAAAACATCATTTTTCAATGTATTTAAATGGAAATTATTATTCTTTGTATTTAAGAAAGACTGGATATGAGTTTACCGATGTATTGAGTCAGTTGGATACAGAAATTTTATATAAAACCGTTTTAAAACCCATCTTGGGAATCCAAGATATTAGAACAGATACCCGAATTTCTTACGCCCCTAAAAAGAACAACAGTTTAGAATTAAAAGAAAAAGTTGACAATGGTGAATTTCAAGTAGCTTTTGGCTTGGTCCCTATCAATATTGAAGAGATAAAGCAAATTGCTGATGCCAACCTTCAAATGCCTCCCAAAAGCACCTATATAGAGCCCAAGCTGAGAAGCGCTCTAACCATTTATGAATTTTAA
- the serC gene encoding 3-phosphoserine/phosphohydroxythreonine transaminase: MKKHNFSAGPCILPQEVLQQASEAVLNFNNDDLSLIEISHRSKPFVAVMEKARNLVLELLNLENKGYQVLFLQGGASMQFLMTAYNLLDKKAAYLNTGTWASNAIKEAKMFGEVVEVASSKDQNFNYIPKNYSIPSDADYFHSTSNNTIFGTQLKEFPEFEGVNVCDMSSDIFSRMLDFSKFDLIYAGAQKNMGPAGATLVVIKEDILGKVEREIPSILNYQTHIGKESMFNTPPVFAVYVSMLTLEWLKNLGGIPFIEKVNEKKAALLYAEIDRNPLFKGIVAKEDRSTMNATFALVDENMTSVFDGLWKSAGINGLNGHRSVGGYRASMYNALPLYSVQVLVDVMQELERNV; this comes from the coding sequence ATGAAAAAACACAACTTTAGCGCTGGACCATGTATTTTACCGCAAGAAGTTTTACAACAAGCTTCAGAAGCAGTACTAAACTTTAACAATGATGACCTTTCTTTGATTGAGATCTCGCACCGTAGCAAACCTTTTGTAGCGGTAATGGAAAAAGCAAGAAACTTGGTATTAGAACTTTTAAACCTAGAAAACAAAGGCTATCAGGTATTGTTTTTACAAGGTGGTGCAAGCATGCAATTTTTAATGACTGCCTATAATTTACTAGATAAAAAAGCAGCCTATTTAAACACGGGAACTTGGGCAAGTAATGCCATTAAAGAAGCTAAAATGTTTGGTGAAGTAGTTGAAGTTGCTTCATCAAAAGATCAAAATTTTAATTATATCCCTAAAAACTATAGCATCCCATCAGATGCAGATTATTTTCATAGTACAAGTAACAACACAATTTTTGGGACTCAATTAAAAGAATTCCCAGAATTTGAGGGTGTTAATGTATGTGATATGAGCTCGGATATTTTTTCTCGTATGCTTGATTTTTCAAAATTTGATTTAATCTATGCTGGAGCACAAAAAAACATGGGACCTGCTGGAGCCACTTTGGTGGTTATCAAAGAAGATATTTTAGGAAAAGTAGAAAGAGAAATTCCTTCTATACTTAACTACCAAACGCATATAGGTAAAGAAAGTATGTTTAACACCCCTCCTGTTTTTGCAGTGTATGTTTCGATGTTAACTTTAGAATGGTTAAAAAACTTAGGTGGGATTCCTTTTATAGAAAAAGTAAATGAAAAAAAGGCAGCTCTTTTGTATGCAGAAATTGATAGAAATCCTTTGTTTAAAGGAATTGTTGCCAAAGAAGACCGCAGTACAATGAATGCTACTTTTGCTTTGGTAGATGAAAACATGACTTCTGTTTTTGATGGCTTATGGAAATCAGCAGGGATCAATGGTTTAAACGGACACAGAAGTGTAGGTGGTTATCGTGCAAGCATGTACAATGCATTGCCTTTATATAGCGTACAAGTTTTGGTTGATGTAATGCAAGAACTCGAAAGAAATGTATAA
- the ychF gene encoding redox-regulated ATPase YchF, producing MKAGIVGLPNVGKSTLFNCLSNAKAQSANFPFCTIEPNIGVVNVPDERLQKLEELVVPERVLPATVEIVDIAGLVRGASKGEGLGNQFLANIRETDAIIHVLRCFDNDNIIHVDTTIDPIRDKETIDIELQLKDLETVEKRLERVKRTAKTGNKEAQAELEILLKIHETLLQGLSVRTIEFTEKEQEFVKTLQLITAKPVLYVCNVDEASAVTGNAYVDKVKEAVAKEDAEIIVLAVATEADINELDDYEERQMFLSDIGLDEPGSSKLIRSAYKLLNLQTYFTAGVKEVRAWTINIGDTAPQAAGVIHTDFEKGFIRAEVIKYEDFVALGSEAKVKEAGKLSIEGKEYVVQDGDMMNFRFNV from the coding sequence ATGAAAGCAGGAATAGTAGGATTACCAAATGTAGGAAAGTCAACCTTGTTTAACTGTCTGTCAAATGCAAAAGCACAAAGTGCTAATTTTCCATTTTGTACAATAGAACCAAACATTGGTGTCGTAAATGTACCTGATGAGCGTTTGCAAAAACTAGAAGAACTTGTTGTTCCAGAAAGAGTTTTGCCTGCAACTGTAGAGATTGTAGATATAGCAGGATTGGTTAGAGGAGCTAGTAAAGGAGAAGGATTGGGAAATCAATTTTTAGCAAATATTAGAGAAACAGATGCGATTATACACGTACTTCGTTGTTTTGATAACGATAATATTATCCATGTTGATACGACTATTGATCCAATCAGAGATAAAGAAACCATTGATATTGAGCTGCAATTAAAAGATTTAGAAACTGTTGAAAAACGTTTAGAAAGAGTTAAGCGTACTGCAAAAACAGGAAATAAAGAAGCGCAAGCTGAGCTTGAGATTTTATTAAAAATTCATGAGACTTTATTGCAAGGTCTTTCTGTGAGAACCATTGAATTTACAGAAAAAGAACAAGAGTTTGTAAAAACCTTACAGTTGATTACAGCAAAACCTGTTTTATATGTATGTAATGTGGATGAAGCGTCAGCAGTTACAGGAAATGCTTATGTAGATAAAGTTAAGGAAGCTGTTGCAAAAGAAGATGCAGAGATCATTGTTTTAGCAGTTGCAACAGAAGCAGATATTAATGAGTTGGATGATTATGAAGAACGTCAAATGTTTTTGTCTGACATTGGTTTGGATGAGCCAGGTTCATCAAAATTGATAAGATCAGCATACAAATTACTTAATTTGCAAACCTATTTTACTGCTGGTGTGAAAGAGGTGAGAGCTTGGACTATTAATATTGGTGATACAGCTCCGCAAGCTGCAGGGGTGATTCATACAGATTTTGAAAAAGGTTTTATTAGAGCTGAAGTTATCAAATATGAAGACTTTGTCGCTTTGGGTAGTGAAGCCAAAGTAAAAGAAGCAGGGAAGCTATCTATTGAAGGAAAAGAGTACGTTGTACAGGATGGAGATATGATGAATTTTAGATTCAATGTGTAG
- a CDS encoding carboxypeptidase-like regulatory domain-containing protein — protein MKNLILGCFVFFLSSQALFSQKINGKIIDARTLEPMSNVAVQLDKKTGTYSDNLGLYEIDMLGKNQLIFSCLGYTTRTLSLDSLKILNFIVALSERENNLKEVELNSKTYSLDSLLFYIEKNKHKNYDTKAQKQDVFLRKSNRAAFDKVDFDLDRSTLLNRANEKLANKELNIFSNNIKNSKSTFYTDYYATHSFKNVYVDQLKKTYIISNIDSAKAYRISTNQEDFTLEKIQEKGQQLVLNYLDKTKSYKVKTGFFKVDDTISIQKINRQVDSRKNTFDTSTLKSDFLETQRTFSFLNPDSPNNFLDTNYYKYQLKSVRIIDDELTYELLFYPRKSKAKFSGTLYVNAFDFAVRKVTYSYAKGKRGEHMNLKLVLGVKYSENTRNGTIRYQRDNNDVYRIHYAKEEQGRYFYVNRSFKFIEYSSDKNKIKFGVKLEGNIYSTTEMVVTKTAATNPDAIKMVQKRKLLPFLSIIDYHMSSWKNGVLLKPFSE, from the coding sequence ATGAAGAATTTGATTTTAGGATGTTTTGTCTTTTTTCTAAGCAGTCAAGCATTGTTTTCTCAGAAAATCAATGGCAAAATTATTGATGCTAGAACCTTAGAACCAATGTCTAATGTAGCAGTGCAGCTTGATAAAAAAACAGGAACTTACTCAGATAATTTAGGGCTTTATGAGATTGACATGTTAGGGAAAAATCAATTGATTTTTTCTTGTCTTGGCTACACTACTAGAACCCTATCCCTTGACAGTCTTAAAATATTAAACTTTATCGTTGCATTATCTGAAAGAGAGAACAACTTAAAAGAAGTAGAACTAAACAGCAAAACCTACAGTTTAGATTCTTTATTGTTTTATATAGAAAAGAACAAGCATAAAAACTATGATACCAAAGCGCAGAAGCAAGATGTCTTCTTAAGAAAATCTAACCGAGCTGCCTTTGATAAAGTTGATTTTGACTTAGATAGAAGCACCCTGTTAAATCGGGCAAATGAAAAGCTAGCAAACAAAGAATTAAACATTTTCTCTAACAATATAAAAAACTCTAAATCAACATTTTACACAGACTACTATGCTACACACTCTTTTAAAAATGTGTATGTAGATCAATTAAAAAAAACGTATATCATTAGCAATATTGACAGTGCAAAAGCTTATAGAATTTCTACCAACCAAGAAGATTTTACTTTAGAAAAAATTCAAGAGAAAGGACAGCAATTAGTTTTAAATTATTTGGATAAAACCAAGAGTTACAAAGTTAAAACAGGTTTTTTTAAAGTAGATGACACCATTTCTATTCAAAAAATAAATCGTCAGGTAGACAGTAGAAAAAACACCTTTGACACCAGCACTCTAAAAAGTGATTTTTTAGAAACACAAAGAACTTTTAGTTTTTTAAACCCAGATTCTCCAAATAATTTTTTAGATACCAATTATTATAAATATCAGCTAAAATCTGTTCGAATAATTGATGATGAACTTACCTATGAATTGTTGTTTTATCCTCGAAAATCAAAAGCTAAATTTTCTGGCACCCTCTATGTCAATGCCTTTGATTTTGCTGTCAGAAAGGTAACTTACTCCTATGCTAAAGGAAAACGAGGCGAGCATATGAACCTCAAGCTAGTATTAGGTGTAAAGTATTCTGAAAACACTAGAAACGGCACAATACGCTACCAAAGAGACAACAATGATGTTTATCGAATACACTACGCTAAAGAAGAGCAAGGTAGGTATTTTTACGTCAATAGATCTTTTAAATTTATAGAGTATTCTTCTGATAAAAACAAGATAAAATTTGGCGTCAAATTAGAAGGGAATATCTATTCTACAACAGAAATGGTGGTTACAAAAACGGCTGCTACAAATCCGGATGCTATCAAAATGGTTCAAAAAAGAAAATTACTTCCTTTTTTATCTATTATTGACTACCATATGTCTTCTTGGAAAAACGGCGTTTTGCTAAAGCCTTTTTCTGAGTAA
- a CDS encoding DNA topoisomerase IV subunit B has product MTQETNYTEDNIRSLDWKEHIRMRPGMYIGKLGDGSSPDDGIYILLKEVLDNSIDEYVMGAGKSIEISIKDKQVTVRDYGRGIPLGKVVDVVSKMNTGGKYDSKAFKKSVGLNGVGTKAVNALSSFFKVQSIRENKTVTAQFEKGNLSLQETPQESSLRKGTKVQFIPDEVIFGNYKYRHEYVAKMLKNYVYLNTGLTIVFNGEKFFSENGLKDLLQENSSATDVLYPIIHLKGDDIEVAITHSKTQYSEEYHSFVNGQHTTQGGTHQAAFREAVVKTIREYFGKNYEASDIRKSIISAVSIKVMEPVFESQTKTKLGSTEMGGDLPTVRTFINDFLKTNLDNYLHKNPDSAEKIQRKILQAERERKELSGIRKLAKERAKKASLHNKKLRDCRVHFGDTKKENYLETTLFITEGDSASGSITKSRNVNTQAVFSLKGKPLNSYGLSKKIVYENEEFNLLQAALNIEEGIENLRYNNIVIATDADVDGMHIRLLLITFFLQFFPEVIKEGHLYILETPLFRVRDKKVTKYCYSEEEKQEAIESLRGKAEITRFKGLGEISPNEFVHFIGNDIRLDPVMLDKEKSIEEMLEFYMGKNTPDRQKFIIENLKVELDLIEEKI; this is encoded by the coding sequence ATGACACAAGAAACTAACTACACCGAAGACAATATACGATCATTAGACTGGAAGGAGCATATTCGTATGCGACCAGGTATGTATATAGGGAAATTGGGAGATGGTTCTTCTCCTGATGATGGTATCTATATTTTGTTAAAAGAAGTGCTTGACAACTCTATTGATGAGTATGTGATGGGGGCTGGTAAATCGATAGAGATTTCTATTAAGGATAAGCAAGTAACTGTTAGAGATTACGGACGTGGTATTCCTTTAGGAAAGGTTGTAGACGTAGTTTCCAAAATGAATACCGGTGGTAAATATGACTCCAAGGCATTTAAAAAATCTGTAGGTTTAAATGGGGTTGGAACCAAGGCTGTAAATGCCTTATCTTCTTTTTTTAAGGTTCAATCCATTCGAGAAAACAAAACAGTAACTGCCCAATTTGAAAAGGGAAATCTAAGCCTTCAAGAAACGCCTCAAGAATCTTCTCTTCGCAAAGGAACCAAAGTGCAGTTTATTCCAGATGAAGTAATTTTTGGCAACTATAAATACCGACATGAGTACGTAGCTAAGATGTTAAAAAACTATGTCTACCTCAATACTGGTTTGACGATTGTTTTTAACGGAGAAAAGTTTTTTTCAGAAAATGGACTAAAAGATTTATTACAAGAAAACTCTTCTGCTACAGATGTCTTATACCCAATCATTCATCTTAAAGGAGATGATATAGAAGTGGCTATAACCCACAGTAAGACCCAGTATTCTGAAGAATATCACTCTTTTGTAAATGGGCAGCATACAACACAAGGAGGGACACATCAAGCTGCTTTTAGAGAAGCTGTTGTAAAAACTATCCGCGAGTATTTTGGCAAAAATTATGAGGCTTCAGACATTCGGAAGTCCATTATCTCTGCCGTGAGTATTAAAGTGATGGAGCCTGTATTTGAAAGTCAGACAAAGACCAAATTGGGTTCTACAGAAATGGGTGGTGACCTACCAACTGTGAGAACGTTTATCAATGATTTCCTTAAGACTAATTTGGATAATTACTTACATAAAAATCCAGACAGTGCTGAGAAAATTCAACGTAAAATACTTCAAGCCGAAAGGGAGCGTAAAGAGCTTTCTGGTATTCGAAAATTAGCAAAAGAACGTGCTAAAAAAGCAAGTTTACACAATAAAAAATTACGCGATTGCAGGGTGCATTTTGGTGATACTAAAAAAGAGAATTACTTAGAAACTACTTTATTTATAACAGAGGGAGATTCTGCATCTGGATCTATAACCAAATCTAGAAACGTAAACACGCAAGCGGTATTTAGTTTAAAAGGAAAGCCTTTAAACTCCTATGGTTTGTCCAAGAAAATTGTGTACGAAAATGAAGAGTTTAACCTCTTGCAAGCTGCTTTGAATATTGAAGAGGGTATAGAAAACTTGAGGTATAACAACATCGTAATAGCAACGGATGCCGATGTGGATGGGATGCATATTCGGTTGCTTTTAATCACCTTTTTTCTTCAGTTTTTTCCTGAAGTAATTAAAGAAGGGCATTTGTACATCTTAGAAACACCATTGTTTCGAGTACGGGATAAAAAGGTAACCAAGTATTGTTATTCTGAAGAAGAAAAGCAAGAAGCAATTGAAAGTTTAAGAGGCAAGGCAGAAATCACCCGATTTAAAGGTTTAGGGGAGATTTCTCCAAATGAATTTGTTCATTTTATAGGGAACGATATTCGCTTAGATCCTGTTATGTTAGATAAAGAAAAATCCATAGAAGAAATGTTAGAGTTCTATATGGGTAAAAATACTCCAGATAGACAAAAGTTTATTATTGAGAATTTGAAAGTAGAATTAGATTTAATCGAAGAAAAGATATAA
- a CDS encoding YggS family pyridoxal phosphate-dependent enzyme, which yields MVQSIKDKLTQLHKEIPSSVSLVAVSKTKPIADIQEAYDAGQRIFGENKIQEMLGKYEVLPKDIEWHMIGHLQRNKVKYMASFVSLIHGVDSLKTLQEINKQAKKHQRTINCLLQVRIAKEETKFGLTKEETEAILTSDAFKELKNIKVIGFMGMATFTEELDQINDEFSSLQQFYEKHKQQHHLNVLSMGMSGDYQLAIQNGSTMIRVGSAIFGERNYIA from the coding sequence ATGGTCCAAAGCATTAAAGATAAACTAACCCAATTACACAAAGAAATTCCTAGCTCTGTGAGCTTGGTTGCTGTTTCTAAAACAAAACCAATAGCTGATATTCAAGAAGCCTATGATGCCGGTCAACGTATTTTTGGAGAAAATAAAATTCAAGAAATGCTTGGTAAATATGAAGTTTTACCTAAAGATATAGAATGGCATATGATAGGTCATCTACAACGAAACAAGGTTAAATACATGGCATCTTTTGTAAGCTTGATTCACGGAGTTGATAGTTTAAAAACGCTACAAGAGATTAATAAGCAGGCAAAAAAACATCAAAGAACCATAAATTGTTTACTTCAGGTAAGAATCGCAAAAGAAGAAACTAAATTTGGTCTTACTAAAGAAGAGACTGAAGCCATTTTAACTAGTGATGCTTTTAAAGAACTGAAAAACATAAAAGTTATCGGTTTTATGGGCATGGCAACATTTACAGAAGAGTTAGATCAAATAAACGACGAATTTTCTAGCTTACAGCAGTTTTATGAAAAACACAAACAACAACACCATTTAAACGTTTTATCTATGGGGATGAGCGGAGATTATCAGCTTGCAATCCAAAATGGAAGTACCATGATTCGAGTTGGAAGCGCCATCTTTGGTGAAAGAAATTATATTGCATAA
- a CDS encoding acyl-CoA reductase — protein MNRIQNRIQAFVQLGTFLSQFSQKEIIKKDNIAHNDLFFDGFKHQIKLAGESNSWFTKENILFALESWSTALTSDNLNEWTTQLEGSEKAKTVAIIMAGNIPLVGFHDFLSVLISGHDVLIKQSSNDKHLLPFIAKYLEFAEPSLKGTITFTEQALTDYDAVIATGSNNTARYFDYYFKDKPNIIRKSRNSVAILTGNETDKQLEALSDDVFQYFGLGCRSVSKLYVPKGYNFDAFFNGMYAKKELIENAKYANNYDYNKAVYLMSLFDLLENGFLMLKEDQSYASPIATVFYEYYEDLETLEQKLAADADKIQCVVSKGVLSNEIEFGKTQKPKLWDYADGINTLDFLSKI, from the coding sequence ATGAACAGAATACAAAATCGAATTCAAGCTTTTGTTCAATTAGGAACCTTTTTAAGTCAATTTTCACAAAAAGAAATCATTAAAAAAGATAATATCGCACACAATGATTTGTTTTTTGATGGCTTTAAACATCAAATAAAATTAGCTGGCGAATCTAATTCTTGGTTTACCAAAGAAAACATACTATTTGCTCTAGAGAGTTGGTCAACTGCATTGACTTCAGACAATTTAAACGAATGGACTACCCAACTTGAAGGTTCAGAAAAAGCAAAAACAGTTGCCATTATTATGGCAGGAAACATCCCTTTAGTTGGCTTTCATGATTTTTTATCTGTACTTATTTCTGGACATGATGTATTAATCAAACAGTCTTCAAACGACAAACACTTATTGCCTTTTATAGCCAAATATTTAGAGTTTGCTGAACCTAGCCTTAAGGGAACCATCACTTTTACAGAACAGGCTTTAACAGACTATGATGCTGTGATTGCTACCGGAAGCAATAATACAGCTCGTTATTTTGATTACTATTTTAAAGACAAGCCCAATATTATTCGGAAAAGCAGAAATTCTGTTGCCATTCTTACTGGGAACGAAACAGATAAACAATTAGAAGCTTTAAGCGATGATGTCTTTCAGTATTTTGGGTTGGGTTGTAGAAGTGTTTCTAAACTCTATGTTCCAAAAGGCTATAATTTTGATGCTTTTTTTAATGGGATGTATGCAAAAAAAGAGCTTATTGAGAACGCCAAATACGCCAACAATTACGATTACAACAAAGCTGTGTATTTAATGAGTTTGTTTGATTTGCTTGAAAATGGTTTTCTGATGCTTAAAGAAGATCAAAGCTATGCCTCTCCTATTGCAACCGTATTTTATGAATATTATGAAGACTTAGAAACCTTAGAGCAAAAATTAGCAGCTGATGCAGACAAGATTCAGTGCGTCGTTTCTAAAGGAGTTCTAAGCAATGAAATTGAATTCGGAAAAACACAAAAACCAAAATTATGGGACTATGCTGACGGCATAAACACCTTAGATTTTTTATCAAAAATTTAG
- a CDS encoding D-2-hydroxyacid dehydrogenase yields the protein MKILANDGISQSGIITLENSGFEVITTKVAQNQLENFINEHKIDAILVRSATQVRQELIDACPSLKLIGRGGVGMDNIDVEYAKGQGLHVINTPNASSNSVAELVFAHLFGMVRYLHQANREMPLEGDTRFKDLKKDFAAGSELRGKTLGIIGFGRIGKEVAKIALGIGMKVIATDAIIGKSSINISFYNGQSIDVEIETQSIAEVLKQADFITVHVPNQGKHLIGTKEFEAMKDGVGIINTARGGVIDEVALVNAIEKAKVRYAGLDVFESEPNPEIQLLMNPDISLSPHIGAATLEAQERIGKELAQQIISLLSE from the coding sequence ATGAAAATATTAGCAAATGACGGTATTTCGCAAAGCGGAATAATTACTCTTGAAAACAGTGGTTTTGAAGTAATAACAACCAAAGTAGCACAAAATCAATTAGAGAACTTTATCAATGAGCATAAAATTGACGCAATTTTAGTGCGTAGTGCAACTCAAGTTCGTCAAGAATTAATAGATGCTTGTCCAAGCTTAAAGCTAATTGGACGTGGAGGGGTTGGAATGGATAATATCGATGTAGAATACGCAAAAGGTCAAGGTTTGCATGTAATCAATACTCCTAATGCATCTTCTAACTCTGTAGCTGAATTAGTTTTTGCTCACCTATTTGGAATGGTTCGTTATTTGCACCAAGCCAATAGAGAAATGCCTCTTGAAGGTGATACACGCTTTAAAGATCTAAAGAAAGATTTTGCAGCAGGTTCAGAATTACGAGGAAAAACTCTAGGAATCATTGGTTTTGGTCGTATTGGAAAAGAAGTTGCAAAAATAGCTTTAGGAATAGGAATGAAAGTAATTGCTACGGATGCTATAATAGGAAAATCGTCTATCAATATTTCTTTTTACAACGGACAGTCTATTGATGTAGAAATTGAAACACAATCCATTGCTGAGGTTTTAAAACAAGCAGACTTTATAACTGTACACGTACCAAACCAAGGAAAACACCTTATTGGAACTAAAGAGTTTGAAGCCATGAAAGACGGAGTTGGAATTATCAATACAGCTCGTGGAGGTGTTATTGATGAAGTTGCCTTGGTCAATGCAATAGAAAAAGCCAAAGTAAGATATGCAGGTTTGGATGTTTTTGAAAGCGAACCAAACCCAGAAATACAGTTGTTAATGAATCCTGATATTTCATTAAGTCCTCATATTGGAGCAGCAACTTTAGAAGCTCAAGAGCGAATTGGAAAAGAGTTAGCTCAGCAAATTATTAGCTTACTTTCAGAATAA
- a CDS encoding 4Fe-4S binding protein codes for MAIIITDECINCGACEPECPNTAIYEGADDWKYADGTTLNGSIVLPNGKSANADEDQEPISDEIYFIVADKCTECKGFHEEPQCAAVCPVDCCVPDDENVETEEALLEKQRFMHGE; via the coding sequence ATGGCAATTATAATAACTGATGAATGCATAAATTGTGGGGCTTGTGAGCCAGAATGCCCAAACACTGCTATTTATGAAGGAGCAGACGATTGGAAGTACGCAGACGGAACAACTTTAAACGGGAGCATCGTTTTACCAAACGGAAAATCAGCCAATGCAGATGAGGATCAAGAGCCTATTTCTGATGAAATTTATTTTATTGTTGCTGATAAATGTACAGAGTGTAAAGGATTTCATGAGGAGCCACAATGTGCAGCTGTTTGTCCAGTAGATTGTTGTGTGCCAGATGATGAAAACGTTGAAACTGAAGAAGCCTTGTTAGAGAAACAACGCTTTATGCACGGTGAATAG